The following proteins are co-located in the Betta splendens chromosome 9, fBetSpl5.4, whole genome shotgun sequence genome:
- the mier3b gene encoding mesoderm induction early response protein 3 isoform X2: MLVHEYDDERTLEEEESLDGGRNFSSEIADLEKEGNMPLDELLAIYRYEASAGSSIDSSSGDLTDELPDMTLDKEEIAKDLLSGDYEEETQSSADDLTPSVTSHEATDFFPRTLRSNAVSDGDKESECDEDGPSPEDSRKEIMVGTDYQAEVPSCLCHYKDGERVYEDEDELLWSPGTMPESKVRSFLFEVLSRTTDEKTGCDKQGMHIRDNEQALHELVKCNYNTREALERHCSHVKSSKEKSPPWSEEECRNFEHALQMYDKNFHLIQKHKVTTRTVAECVAFYYMWKKSERFDFFVQQNRFGKKKYSSYPGVTDLMDRLVDEAEGLAVDSSSSVCSGAGGGGRLETTADQQLSLLNSITASDLTALSNSVATVCSPAEVSCLDSYTFPPLESLHRGSLNHDESLGFPSNGADSDCLNMLDAGFYHSDLGQLGGVCVNKDCERPSKRLKMALPDSFINDVSVGNIGVDFEARRTTTNHHRITGAKMAVSVTDFGSLAGSGEPNGFLGAHARHHTQHTAALQSE, from the exons ATGTTAGTTCATGAGTATGATGACGAGAGGACTCTGGAAGAGGAAGAGTCTTTGGATGGAGGCAGGAATTTTAGTTCTGAGATTGCAGATCTGGAAAAG GAAGGGAACATGCCTTTGGACGAATTGTTGGCTATCTACCGCTATGAAGCCTCTGCAGGCTCTAGTATAGACAGTTCTTCTGGAGACCTCACTGATGAGCTTCCTGATATGACTTTGGACAAG GAGGAAATAGCAAAAGATCTGTTGTCCGGAGACTATGAGGAAGAGACTCAGTCCTCAGCCGATGATCTTACCCCTTCAGTCACTTCCCATGAGGCCACAGATTTTTTCCCTAGAACACTTCGAT CCAATGCTGTTTCTGATGGAGATAAAGAGTCGGAATGTGATGAAGATGGACCGAGTCCTGAAGACTCCAGAAAG GAAATAATGGTGGGAACAGATTACCAAGCAGAGGTTCCCTCTTGCCTCTGTCACtacaaagatggagagagag TGTATGAAGATGAAGACGAGTTATTATGGAGCCCAGGTACAATGCCAGAAAGCAAGGTTAGGAGTTTCCTCTTTGAAGTGTTGTCACGGACAACAGATGAAAAGACGGGATGTGACAAGCAAGGGATGCATATTCGTGATAATGAGCAA GCTTTGCATGAGCTTGTAAAATGCAACTACAACACACGTGAAGCACTAGAACGACACTGCAGCCATGTAAAGTCCTCTAAAG AAAAATCACCTCCTTGGTCAGAAGAAGAATGCAGGAACTTCGAACATGCACTACAGATGTATGACAAGAACTTTCACCtcatacagaaacacaaa GTAACAACACGAACAGTAGCAGAATGTGTCGCATTTTATTACATGTGGAAAAAGTCGGAGCGCTTTGACTTCTTTGTGCAGCAGAATCGGTTTGGGAAGAAAAAGTACAGCAGTTATCCTGGTGTTAC TGACCTGATGGACAGACTGGTGGATGAAGCAGAAGGGCTGGCAGTGGACAGTTCGTCTTCTGTGTGTTCGGGAGCAGGTGGAGGGGGAAGGCTGGAGACGACTGCAGACCAGCAGCTCAGCTTGCTCAACTCAATCACAGCCAGCGACCTCACAG CTTTAAGTAACAGTGTAGCGACCGTGTGCAGCCCTGCAGAGGTTAGTTGCTTGGACTCTTACACCTTTCCTCCTCTGGAAAGTCTCCACCGTGGCTCCCTGAACCATGACGAATCCCTTGGGTTTCCTTCCAATGGTGCAGACTCCGACTGCCTCAACATGCTTGATGCTGGTTTCTACCACTCTGACCTAGGCCAGCTAGGAGGCGTGTGTGTTAACAAGGACTGCGAGCGGCCCTCTAAAAGACTCAAGATGGCACTGCCTGACTCATTTATCAATGATGTATCTGTGGGTAACATTGGAGTAGACTTTGAAGCGAGACGGACAACAACAAATCACCACAGAATCACTGGCGCAAAAATGGCAGTTTCTGTCACAGACTTTGGTAGCTTGGCTGGCAGCGGCGAGCCCAATGGCTTTTTAGGAGCTCATGCACGgcaccacacacagcacactgcAGCACTTCAGTCAGAGTGA
- the mier3b gene encoding mesoderm induction early response protein 3 isoform X1 has translation MAEASLGSSSPVGSLSSEDHDFDPTAEMLVHEYDDERTLEEEESLDGGRNFSSEIADLEKEGNMPLDELLAIYRYEASAGSSIDSSSGDLTDELPDMTLDKEEIAKDLLSGDYEEETQSSADDLTPSVTSHEATDFFPRTLRSNAVSDGDKESECDEDGPSPEDSRKEIMVGTDYQAEVPSCLCHYKDGERVYEDEDELLWSPGTMPESKVRSFLFEVLSRTTDEKTGCDKQGMHIRDNEQALHELVKCNYNTREALERHCSHVKSSKEKSPPWSEEECRNFEHALQMYDKNFHLIQKHKVTTRTVAECVAFYYMWKKSERFDFFVQQNRFGKKKYSSYPGVTDLMDRLVDEAEGLAVDSSSSVCSGAGGGGRLETTADQQLSLLNSITASDLTALSNSVATVCSPAEVSCLDSYTFPPLESLHRGSLNHDESLGFPSNGADSDCLNMLDAGFYHSDLGQLGGVCVNKDCERPSKRLKMALPDSFINDVSVGNIGVDFEARRTTTNHHRITGAKMAVSVTDFGSLAGSGEPNGFLGAHARHHTQHTAALQSE, from the exons ATGGCGGAG GCTTCCCTAGGGAGTTCAAGTCCAG TTGGCTCATTATCATCAGAGGACCATGACTTTGACCCAACAGCAGAGATGTTAGTTCATGAGTATGATGACGAGAGGACTCTGGAAGAGGAAGAGTCTTTGGATGGAGGCAGGAATTTTAGTTCTGAGATTGCAGATCTGGAAAAG GAAGGGAACATGCCTTTGGACGAATTGTTGGCTATCTACCGCTATGAAGCCTCTGCAGGCTCTAGTATAGACAGTTCTTCTGGAGACCTCACTGATGAGCTTCCTGATATGACTTTGGACAAG GAGGAAATAGCAAAAGATCTGTTGTCCGGAGACTATGAGGAAGAGACTCAGTCCTCAGCCGATGATCTTACCCCTTCAGTCACTTCCCATGAGGCCACAGATTTTTTCCCTAGAACACTTCGAT CCAATGCTGTTTCTGATGGAGATAAAGAGTCGGAATGTGATGAAGATGGACCGAGTCCTGAAGACTCCAGAAAG GAAATAATGGTGGGAACAGATTACCAAGCAGAGGTTCCCTCTTGCCTCTGTCACtacaaagatggagagagag TGTATGAAGATGAAGACGAGTTATTATGGAGCCCAGGTACAATGCCAGAAAGCAAGGTTAGGAGTTTCCTCTTTGAAGTGTTGTCACGGACAACAGATGAAAAGACGGGATGTGACAAGCAAGGGATGCATATTCGTGATAATGAGCAA GCTTTGCATGAGCTTGTAAAATGCAACTACAACACACGTGAAGCACTAGAACGACACTGCAGCCATGTAAAGTCCTCTAAAG AAAAATCACCTCCTTGGTCAGAAGAAGAATGCAGGAACTTCGAACATGCACTACAGATGTATGACAAGAACTTTCACCtcatacagaaacacaaa GTAACAACACGAACAGTAGCAGAATGTGTCGCATTTTATTACATGTGGAAAAAGTCGGAGCGCTTTGACTTCTTTGTGCAGCAGAATCGGTTTGGGAAGAAAAAGTACAGCAGTTATCCTGGTGTTAC TGACCTGATGGACAGACTGGTGGATGAAGCAGAAGGGCTGGCAGTGGACAGTTCGTCTTCTGTGTGTTCGGGAGCAGGTGGAGGGGGAAGGCTGGAGACGACTGCAGACCAGCAGCTCAGCTTGCTCAACTCAATCACAGCCAGCGACCTCACAG CTTTAAGTAACAGTGTAGCGACCGTGTGCAGCCCTGCAGAGGTTAGTTGCTTGGACTCTTACACCTTTCCTCCTCTGGAAAGTCTCCACCGTGGCTCCCTGAACCATGACGAATCCCTTGGGTTTCCTTCCAATGGTGCAGACTCCGACTGCCTCAACATGCTTGATGCTGGTTTCTACCACTCTGACCTAGGCCAGCTAGGAGGCGTGTGTGTTAACAAGGACTGCGAGCGGCCCTCTAAAAGACTCAAGATGGCACTGCCTGACTCATTTATCAATGATGTATCTGTGGGTAACATTGGAGTAGACTTTGAAGCGAGACGGACAACAACAAATCACCACAGAATCACTGGCGCAAAAATGGCAGTTTCTGTCACAGACTTTGGTAGCTTGGCTGGCAGCGGCGAGCCCAATGGCTTTTTAGGAGCTCATGCACGgcaccacacacagcacactgcAGCACTTCAGTCAGAGTGA